A single region of the Vicia villosa cultivar HV-30 ecotype Madison, WI linkage group LG4, Vvil1.0, whole genome shotgun sequence genome encodes:
- the LOC131600026 gene encoding probable inactive purple acid phosphatase 16, which translates to METTRNPWKTVLPLLLLSLFSTVQSSSCHHNQPPRQVTMRAGAPLKVALFADLHFGENSWTNWGPLQDVNSIQVMNNVLDDETPDFVIYLGDVVTANNIMIENASLYWDQATSPARNRGIPWASVFGNHDDASFQWPLDWFSAAGIPPIHCSQSSGEECSFRGTGRLELMKNEIKHNASFSRYGPKSLWPSVSNYVLQVSAPDDLQSPVAFLYFLDSGGGSYPEVISSGQAEWFLQKAKEINPDSSVPEIIFWHIPSKAYKVVAPKFGIRKPCVGSINNEKVAAQEAETGIMDLLVKRTSVKAIFVGHNHGLDWCCPYKKLWLCYARHTGYGGYGDWPRGARILEITHKPFSLRSWIKMEDGNVHSEVVLS; encoded by the exons ATGGAAACTACTAGAAATCCATGGAAGACGGTTTTACCCTTACTGCTTCTCTCTCTATTCTCCACAGTCCAGTCGTCATCCTGTCATCACAACCAGCCACCGAGGCAGGTTACGATGCGAGCAGGTGCACCGTTAAAGGTTGCACTGTTTGCGGACCTGCATTTTGGAGAAAACTCATGGACGAATTGGGGACCACTTCAAGATGTAAACTCTATCCAGGTGATGAATAACGTGCTCGACGATGAAACTCCAG ATTTTGTGATATATCTTGGAGATGTTGTTACGGCTAACAATATAATGATTGAAAATGCAAGTTTGTATTGGGATCAAGCTACCTCGCCGGCGAGAAATAGGGGTATACCGTGGGCAAGTGTATTTGGAAACCATGATGATGCTTCTTTTCAGTGGCCATTAGACTGGTTTTCTGCTGCTGGAATTCCTCCAATTCACTGTTCTCAATCCTCAG GGGAAGAATGTAGCTTCAGAGGAACAGGAAGATTGGAGCTGATGAAAAATGAGATCAAGCACAATGCATCATTTTCTAGATATGGTCCAAAAAGCCTTTGGCCCAGTGTATCAAATTATGTCCTTCAGGTTTCTGCACCAGATGATTTGCAATCACCGGTGGCTTTCCTCTACTTCCTAGATTCTGGTGGTGGTTCTTATCCAGAAGTCATATCTAGTGGCCAGGCAGAATGGTTTCTGCAGAAAGCTAAAGAAATTAACCCTGATTCTAG CGTTCCTGAGATTATTTTCTGGCATATACCAAGTAAGGCCTATAAGGTTGTAGCTCCGAAGTTTGGCATACGAAAGCCTTGTGTTGGTTCTATCAACAACGAAAAAGTTGCAGCTCAAGAAGCTGAAACGGGGATCATGGATCTTCTTGTGAAAAGAACCTCTGTCAAG GCAATATTTGTTGGACACAACCATGGATTGGATTGGTGCTGCCCATACAAGAAACTATGGTTATGCTATGCTAGGCACACTGGCTATGGAGGATATGGTGATTGGCCTAGAGGAGCTCGAATTTTAGAGATCACACACAAGCCCTTTTCTCTACGATCTTGGATAAAGATGGAGGATGGCAATGTGCACAGTGAAGTTGTCTTGAGCTGA